In one Hyphomicrobium sp. 99 genomic region, the following are encoded:
- a CDS encoding pseudouridine synthase: MRIAKAMARAGLCSRREAERWIADGRVSVNGKLLRTPAVEVGPSDKVFVDGKPLPSAEPPQLWRYHKPKGIVTTHSDPEGRPTVFDKMPPEMPRVISVGRLDFNTEGLLLLTNDGALARHLELPANGWVRRYRVRAKGRVSPDDLAKLKDGITIDGTVYGPIEATVDSVQGANTWLSISIREGKNREVRNVLAHLGLTVNRLIRVSFGPFQLLDLAPGAVEAVRRKILVAQLGPRASEALGFSESQADRKARHARGKAASEADD, from the coding sequence ATGCGCATCGCCAAGGCGATGGCGCGGGCAGGATTGTGCTCGCGCCGCGAGGCCGAACGCTGGATCGCCGATGGCCGCGTCAGCGTCAACGGCAAGCTGCTCAGAACACCGGCCGTGGAAGTCGGTCCGTCCGATAAGGTGTTCGTGGACGGCAAGCCGCTCCCTTCGGCCGAACCGCCGCAGCTCTGGCGTTATCATAAGCCGAAAGGCATCGTCACTACGCATTCCGATCCTGAAGGACGGCCGACGGTCTTCGACAAGATGCCGCCCGAGATGCCGCGCGTGATCTCCGTCGGGCGGCTCGATTTCAATACTGAAGGGTTGCTGCTGCTGACCAATGACGGCGCGCTTGCCCGGCATCTCGAACTGCCCGCGAACGGCTGGGTGCGACGGTACCGGGTCCGCGCGAAGGGCCGCGTGTCGCCCGACGATCTGGCGAAGCTCAAGGACGGCATCACGATCGACGGCACCGTTTACGGGCCGATCGAAGCGACGGTCGATAGCGTGCAAGGCGCCAATACCTGGCTTTCGATCTCGATCCGCGAAGGCAAAAATCGCGAGGTGAGAAACGTGCTCGCGCACCTCGGGCTGACGGTCAACCGCCTCATTCGCGTTTCATTCGGGCCGTTCCAGCTTCTCGATCTTGCGCCCGGCGCGGTTGAAGCGGTGCGGCGGAAAATTCTCGTTGCGCAGCTCGGACCGAGAGCTTCGGAAGCGCTCGGATTTTCCGAAAGCCAAGCCGACCGCAAGGCGCGACACGCGCGCGGGAAGGCTGCGAGCGAGGCGGACGATTGA
- a CDS encoding nucleoside deaminase: MTSKDAVSHMSLALEEAKAAANRGEVPVGAVIVAADGKVLAAAGNRTRELCDPTAHAEMLAIRAACTRVADERLVGCSLYVTLEPCPMCAAAISFARVKRLYYATSDPKGGGIEQGARVFSQPTCHHVPEIYPGIGEVEASTLLKDFFEQRRL; encoded by the coding sequence ATGACATCGAAGGACGCCGTAAGCCATATGTCCCTTGCGCTGGAGGAGGCGAAAGCGGCGGCCAATCGCGGCGAGGTCCCGGTCGGCGCCGTCATCGTCGCAGCCGATGGCAAGGTCCTGGCAGCGGCCGGAAACCGGACGCGCGAGCTCTGCGATCCGACGGCTCACGCCGAAATGCTGGCGATCCGGGCGGCTTGCACGAGGGTCGCGGATGAGCGCCTCGTCGGCTGCAGCCTTTATGTCACGCTCGAACCGTGCCCGATGTGCGCGGCCGCGATCTCATTCGCCCGAGTGAAGCGTCTTTACTATGCCACCAGCGATCCCAAAGGCGGCGGCATCGAGCAAGGCGCCCGCGTCTTCAGCCAGCCGACCTGCCACCACGTCCCCGAAATCTACCCCGGGATCGGCGAAGTCGAAGCCAGCACCCTGCTGAAAGACTTCTTCGAACAACGCCGCCTGTAA